A DNA window from Prochlorococcus marinus XMU1406 contains the following coding sequences:
- the pheS gene encoding phenylalanine--tRNA ligase subunit alpha, which yields MSQIESLSQIEEKLNNLSLTAKNNINNSNTHEELDQLRVSLLGKKGDLSIILKTMGQLSATDRPIIGQKANIIKTNLQELITERKNKLNSEALDKKIKKEKIDVTIPSIGTPPGNKHPLISTQDEIIDIFCGLGYSVESGPEIETDFYNFESLNIPKNHPARDMQDTFYLDENRLLRTHTSPVQIRYLEKNPPPVRIIAPGRVYRRDAVDATHSPVFNQVEVLCLDQDINFSHLRGTVLTFLKAFFGDIPVRFRASYFPFTEPSAEVDVQWKGKWLEVMGCGMVDPKVLEKLGIDSEKWTGFAAGLGVERFCMVRHQIDDIRKFYTNDIRFLEQF from the coding sequence GTGAGTCAAATTGAATCATTAAGTCAAATTGAGGAAAAACTAAATAATCTTTCTCTAACAGCAAAAAATAATATAAATAATTCTAATACTCATGAAGAACTGGATCAATTGAGAGTTTCCTTGCTAGGAAAAAAAGGTGATTTATCAATTATTTTGAAAACAATGGGTCAATTATCTGCTACTGATAGACCAATTATTGGCCAGAAGGCAAATATAATAAAGACAAATTTGCAAGAACTAATAACTGAAAGAAAAAATAAACTAAACAGCGAAGCCTTAGATAAAAAGATTAAAAAAGAAAAAATTGATGTAACTATCCCTTCAATTGGGACACCCCCTGGGAATAAACATCCTTTGATTTCAACTCAAGACGAAATAATAGATATTTTTTGTGGTTTAGGATACTCAGTTGAAAGTGGTCCTGAAATAGAAACTGATTTTTATAATTTTGAGTCTCTCAACATACCCAAAAATCATCCCGCAAGAGATATGCAGGATACTTTCTACTTAGATGAAAATCGACTTTTAAGGACCCATACTTCTCCTGTTCAGATAAGATACTTAGAGAAAAATCCTCCTCCAGTAAGAATTATTGCTCCTGGGAGAGTATATAGGAGAGATGCAGTAGATGCTACTCATTCCCCTGTATTTAATCAGGTTGAGGTTTTATGTCTCGATCAAGATATTAATTTTAGTCATTTAAGAGGAACAGTTCTTACATTTTTAAAGGCCTTTTTTGGAGACATTCCTGTAAGATTTAGAGCTAGTTATTTCCCATTTACTGAACCTTCAGCAGAAGTTGACGTCCAGTGGAAAGGTAAATGGTTAGAAGTAATGGGTTGCGGAATGGTTGATCCAAAGGTCTTAGAAAAATTAGGAATAGATTCTGAGAAATGGACTGGTTTTGCAGCAGGATTAGGAGTTGAGAGATTTTGTATGGTGAGACATCAGATCGACGACATCAGAAAATTTTATACAAATGATATTAGATTCTTAGAACAGTTCTAA
- a CDS encoding DUF3122 domain-containing protein, translating to MKKITKSNKKNFLKGIFTLFLLLSFIFNPLKVSAEVAETEINGKLINASSEFLRDLDFETWQLVAYKSPLFEDKLILRVIGYPGNLRIDHPTDLRVESGRKQWLLDDKTLLNVELANDRRQAAAEFDLDALIKNLDKNRPLRLSLSGVFSELPVPPFVVKEWRSIN from the coding sequence ATGAAGAAAATTACAAAATCAAATAAAAAAAATTTTTTAAAAGGTATATTTACTTTATTTTTACTGCTATCCTTCATTTTTAACCCATTAAAAGTATCTGCAGAAGTTGCAGAAACAGAAATAAATGGAAAATTAATTAATGCTAGCAGTGAGTTTTTAAGGGACTTAGACTTTGAAACTTGGCAATTAGTAGCATATAAATCACCTCTTTTTGAAGATAAATTGATCTTGAGAGTAATAGGATATCCAGGAAATCTAAGGATTGATCATCCCACTGACTTAAGGGTGGAATCAGGGAGAAAACAGTGGCTTTTAGATGATAAAACATTACTTAATGTGGAATTAGCAAATGATAGAAGACAAGCTGCTGCAGAATTTGATCTTGATGCATTGATTAAAAATTTAGATAAAAATAGACCATTAAGATTATCTTTGTCAGGAGTTTTTTCTGAGTTGCCTGTACCTCCTTTCGTTGTCAAAGAGTGGAGGTCAATAAACTGA
- the argF gene encoding ornithine carbamoyltransferase, which yields MIKPNKLANNNFLSSLDLSTDEVFHILELANNFKNKKINIDLNNKVLGLIFDKSSTRTRVSFQVAMTRLGGTTIDLNPTTSQIKRGEPIKDTARVLSRYCDAIAIRTFDHSDLEEYAKWSTKPVINALTDLEHPCQALADFLTIQDEFHDFKDVILTFIGDGNNVANSLILCGALLGVEVRIASPKGYEPNSLVIKKAYEIYNNKDLLKITNDPIAAAKGANVLYTDVWSSMGEENHKEEKDKDFIGFTIDHNLVRNAEKDAIILHCLPAYRSKEITDEVFESKKNRIFDQAENRLHAQQALLSCLLN from the coding sequence ATGATAAAACCAAATAAGCTTGCTAATAACAATTTCCTATCAAGCTTGGATTTATCAACCGATGAGGTTTTTCATATTCTAGAACTTGCAAATAATTTCAAAAATAAAAAGATAAATATTGATCTTAACAATAAAGTTTTAGGATTAATTTTTGATAAGTCATCAACTCGTACAAGAGTTAGTTTTCAGGTTGCAATGACTAGGCTGGGTGGTACCACTATTGACCTTAATCCTACAACATCACAAATAAAGAGAGGAGAGCCAATTAAAGATACTGCAAGAGTTTTAAGTAGATATTGTGATGCTATCGCAATTAGAACATTTGATCATTCAGATTTGGAAGAATATGCAAAGTGGTCCACAAAGCCAGTTATTAATGCTCTTACAGATTTGGAACATCCATGTCAGGCCTTAGCTGATTTCTTGACAATTCAAGATGAATTTCATGATTTTAAAGACGTAATTTTAACCTTTATAGGTGATGGTAATAATGTTGCAAATTCTCTTATTTTATGTGGTGCATTATTAGGAGTAGAAGTTAGGATTGCGAGCCCTAAAGGTTATGAACCTAACTCTTTGGTCATTAAAAAAGCATACGAAATATATAATAATAAGGATTTATTAAAAATCACTAATGATCCTATTGCTGCTGCAAAGGGAGCAAATGTTTTATATACAGATGTTTGGTCATCTATGGGGGAAGAAAATCATAAAGAAGAGAAAGATAAAGACTTTATTGGATTTACCATTGATCATAATTTAGTAAGAAATGCTGAAAAAGATGCAATTATTCTTCATTGCCTCCCTGCATACAGATCTAAAGAGATAACTGATGAGGTTTTTGAAAGTAAAAAAAATAGAATTTTTGATCAAGCAGAAAATAGATTGCATGCTCAACAAGCACTTTTATCTTGCCTTCTAAACTAG
- the cbiT gene encoding precorrin-6Y C5,15-methyltransferase (decarboxylating) subunit CbiT, with amino-acid sequence MTEVNRKIHIIGINSYKFEDLSFKLQNLFLDTENVAVPNSYFEEIKSWSENGLEKKKLFFSSESNYELVNWLRSQKNDVILISRGDPLWFGIGRILLENFSKDELSFYPSNTCIQLAFSKLKISWQDTVNVSIHGRDSTRLVEALKTRPSSLAIITDSNNKSLEIIKKNLSELNLIDFYDFWLCEEIGFDNEKIRKLNLKESLPSDISSLNIVVLTKTKKNYSNNNLPLFGISDHIFKTFDDRPNLLTKREVRVQILAALELPTNGVIWDIGAGCGSIGLEALKLRPNLDLFCIDKRIGSKELILENSKRLDVKPKFIFEEDINYTLNMNNLSSLVKPNRLIIGGCDKKTKLQIINKLAQGMDIGDIIVIPIIDIQTIKELKEELEDKNFKTNLNLIQTYKSLSIAEGIRLEPNNPVFLLKGKK; translated from the coding sequence ATGACTGAAGTTAATAGAAAAATTCATATAATTGGAATTAATTCTTATAAATTTGAGGATCTATCTTTCAAATTACAAAATCTATTTTTAGACACAGAAAATGTTGCAGTTCCAAATTCATATTTTGAAGAAATAAAATCATGGAGCGAAAATGGTTTAGAAAAAAAGAAATTATTTTTTTCAAGCGAAAGTAATTACGAACTTGTTAACTGGCTTAGATCTCAAAAAAATGATGTTATTTTGATTTCGAGAGGAGATCCACTTTGGTTTGGCATTGGGAGAATACTACTAGAAAATTTTTCAAAAGATGAATTAAGTTTCTACCCTTCAAATACTTGCATTCAATTAGCATTTAGTAAGTTAAAGATCTCATGGCAAGATACTGTTAATGTGAGTATTCACGGCAGAGATTCGACTAGGTTAGTAGAGGCTCTTAAAACAAGGCCTTCAAGTTTGGCTATTATTACAGATTCAAATAACAAAAGTTTAGAAATAATCAAAAAAAATTTATCAGAATTAAATCTTATTGACTTCTATGATTTTTGGCTATGTGAGGAGATTGGCTTCGACAATGAAAAGATAAGAAAATTAAATCTTAAAGAGTCATTACCATCTGATATATCAAGTTTGAACATTGTTGTTCTTACAAAAACAAAGAAAAATTATTCAAATAATAATCTCCCTCTTTTCGGAATCAGTGACCACATTTTTAAGACTTTTGATGATAGACCAAACTTATTAACTAAAAGGGAGGTTCGCGTTCAAATATTAGCTGCTTTAGAGCTCCCAACAAATGGTGTCATCTGGGATATAGGAGCAGGTTGTGGGTCAATTGGTTTAGAGGCACTAAAGTTAAGGCCTAATTTAGATTTGTTTTGTATCGATAAAAGGATTGGCTCAAAAGAATTAATATTAGAAAACTCGAAGAGGCTTGACGTCAAACCAAAATTTATTTTTGAGGAAGACATAAATTACACCTTGAATATGAATAATTTAAGTTCTCTTGTAAAACCTAATAGATTAATAATTGGAGGATGTGATAAAAAAACTAAACTCCAGATTATTAATAAACTAGCTCAAGGTATGGATATTGGAGACATTATCGTTATCCCAATAATTGATATTCAAACTATTAAAGAATTGAAAGAGGAATTAGAAGATAAAAATTTCAAAACAAATTTAAATTTAATTCAGACCTATAAAAGTTTAAGTATTGCGGAGGGAATTAGACTAGAACCAAATAATCCTGTTTTTCTATTAAAAGGGAAAAAATAA
- the lexA gene encoding transcriptional repressor LexA, which yields MEDFSGDDLTQAQNELYGWIKEYMKAFQHSPSIRQMMQAMGLKSPAPIQSRLKHLQEKGYISWQEGKARTLQIVDEIIEGVPIMGAVAAGGLIETYSDVQENLDISEVLKKKNVFALTVNGDSMINACIADGDMVLMQPITDFYSLRNGTIVSAMVPGLGTTLKYFVKRGGKIFLEAANPAYEPIELNVEEVVFQGKLLAVWRKV from the coding sequence ATGGAAGATTTTTCGGGGGATGATCTTACCCAAGCTCAAAATGAGCTTTATGGATGGATAAAAGAATATATGAAAGCCTTTCAACATAGCCCATCCATCAGGCAGATGATGCAAGCTATGGGATTAAAATCTCCCGCTCCAATTCAAAGTCGTTTAAAGCATTTACAAGAAAAGGGATATATCTCATGGCAAGAAGGTAAAGCAAGAACACTGCAAATAGTAGATGAAATTATTGAAGGAGTCCCAATTATGGGCGCAGTCGCAGCTGGAGGTTTAATTGAAACTTATTCTGATGTTCAAGAGAATTTAGATATTTCTGAAGTTTTAAAAAAGAAAAATGTTTTTGCTCTTACAGTTAACGGGGATTCTATGATAAATGCATGTATCGCAGATGGAGACATGGTGTTGATGCAGCCAATTACTGATTTCTACTCTCTCAGGAATGGAACGATTGTTAGTGCGATGGTTCCTGGCTTAGGAACAACATTAAAATATTTTGTTAAGAGAGGAGGAAAAATATTTCTTGAAGCAGCAAATCCAGCTTATGAACCAATTGAGTTAAATGTTGAAGAAGTTGTTTTTCAAGGTAAATTGTTAGCCGTTTGGAGAAAAGTTTAA
- the ribD gene encoding bifunctional diaminohydroxyphosphoribosylaminopyrimidine deaminase/5-amino-6-(5-phosphoribosylamino)uracil reductase RibD, which yields MSEKNVSHTKWMKRAIFLASLGKNTTTPNPRVGAVILDKNGSLISEGFHFKAGMPHAEAMAFNNLKKDAKGGTMYVNLEPCCHQGKTPPCVDKVISSGLKKVYISIEDPDKRVSGKGIKLLKEAGIQVHLGLCKKESLDLNKAFIHRNITKKAFGVLKWAMSIDGRIALKNGNSKWITNDESRSLVHSFRAEFDAIIIGGNTLRRDNPLLTTRGFKNPEPLRVVFTKSLDLPSKSNVWDCSKAKTLVIYDSSTANESYLSRIPKCVEVEKVLSDNPVLISKILAKRGCNKVLWECGPGLATAAIKSNCIQELITFIAPKILGGENSMNPLSDFEFREMHEIIKLSDSQFSLIGNDICVKSSLKNHFYT from the coding sequence ATGTCTGAAAAAAATGTAAGCCATACAAAATGGATGAAAAGAGCAATTTTTTTGGCTTCTTTAGGCAAAAATACAACAACTCCTAACCCTAGGGTGGGAGCGGTGATACTTGATAAGAATGGAAGCCTTATTTCAGAAGGGTTTCATTTCAAGGCAGGTATGCCTCATGCAGAGGCAATGGCTTTTAATAATTTAAAAAAGGATGCTAAAGGTGGAACAATGTATGTCAATCTTGAACCTTGTTGCCATCAAGGTAAAACACCTCCATGTGTAGATAAAGTGATATCCTCTGGGTTAAAAAAGGTATACATATCTATTGAAGACCCTGATAAAAGAGTCTCTGGTAAAGGGATTAAGCTTCTAAAAGAAGCTGGAATACAAGTTCACTTAGGATTATGTAAAAAAGAATCCTTAGATCTAAATAAGGCTTTCATTCATAGGAATATTACAAAAAAGGCATTTGGTGTTCTTAAATGGGCAATGAGTATAGATGGAAGAATAGCTTTAAAAAATGGAAATAGTAAATGGATTACCAATGATGAATCAAGGTCATTAGTTCATTCTTTTAGAGCAGAATTTGATGCAATAATTATTGGGGGAAACACATTAAGAAGAGATAACCCACTTTTGACTACTAGAGGTTTCAAAAATCCTGAGCCTTTGCGAGTTGTTTTCACAAAAAGTCTAGATCTCCCTTCAAAATCTAATGTCTGGGATTGCAGTAAGGCAAAAACTTTAGTTATTTATGATTCTTCTACAGCAAATGAAAGCTATCTCTCAAGGATTCCGAAATGTGTGGAGGTTGAAAAGGTATTATCAGATAATCCAGTGTTAATTTCAAAAATACTTGCAAAAAGAGGCTGTAATAAGGTTCTTTGGGAATGTGGCCCTGGATTAGCTACTGCCGCTATTAAATCTAATTGTATTCAGGAACTTATTACTTTTATTGCTCCAAAAATTTTAGGTGGAGAAAATAGTATGAATCCCCTAAGTGATTTTGAATTTAGGGAAATGCACGAAATCATCAAATTAAGTGATTCTCAGTTTAGTTTGATCGGAAATGATATATGTGTTAAGAGTTCACTTAAAAATCACTTTTATACTTAA
- a CDS encoding NAD(+) kinase, with translation MVRKAGLIVNDGKELAVQTATSVQKKLEKSNFEVVRVSSSGGMVGFANPDQHVRPLGYTNCVPEGFDSSMEFAIVLGGDGTVLSAARQTAPAKIPILTINTGHLGFLAEAYLSNLDEAIDKIVAGNWDIEERTCFIISVMRNDQRRWESLCLNEMALHREPLTSMCHFEISIGRHAPVDISADGVILSTPTGSTAYSLSAGGPVITPDCPVVQLTPIAPHSLASRALVFNDSEPVTVFPATPERLVMVVDGNAGCYVWPEDRVLIRKSKHSVKFIRLEDHEFFQVLRNKLGWGLPHVAKPDK, from the coding sequence TTGGTACGTAAAGCAGGACTAATCGTTAATGATGGAAAGGAACTGGCTGTTCAAACTGCAACTTCTGTTCAAAAAAAATTGGAAAAATCTAATTTTGAAGTTGTAAGAGTTAGTAGCTCTGGAGGGATGGTTGGTTTCGCAAATCCTGATCAACATGTTCGTCCTTTGGGATATACGAATTGTGTCCCCGAGGGGTTTGATTCATCAATGGAATTTGCAATTGTTCTTGGTGGAGATGGCACTGTGCTTTCTGCTGCAAGGCAAACGGCACCTGCTAAAATCCCAATTCTTACAATAAATACTGGTCATTTAGGATTTCTTGCGGAAGCTTATTTATCTAACCTAGATGAGGCTATAGATAAAATAGTTGCTGGGAATTGGGATATTGAAGAAAGAACTTGCTTTATCATTAGTGTAATGAGGAATGATCAGAGGAGATGGGAGTCTCTTTGCCTTAATGAGATGGCTCTTCATAGAGAACCTCTAACAAGTATGTGTCACTTTGAAATTTCTATAGGGCGACATGCTCCTGTGGATATTTCAGCTGATGGAGTAATCTTATCTACTCCAACTGGTTCTACCGCCTATTCTCTAAGTGCTGGAGGACCAGTTATCACGCCTGATTGTCCAGTCGTGCAATTAACTCCAATTGCTCCACATTCATTGGCATCTAGGGCATTGGTTTTTAATGATTCAGAGCCAGTAACTGTTTTCCCTGCAACTCCTGAAAGGTTAGTAATGGTTGTTGATGGAAATGCCGGTTGTTATGTTTGGCCTGAAGATAGGGTTTTAATAAGAAAAAGTAAACACTCAGTAAAATTTATCAGACTTGAAGATCACGAATTTTTCCAAGTTTTAAGAAATAAACTAGGTTGGGGTTTGCCCCATGTAGCTAAGCCTGACAAATAA
- a CDS encoding DUF3611 family protein: MSDKMDFQSLSFGMRRIGWIRFWVQSILGVVVAAVLLFSNVVNNSEGQLGLAPGLSLTTISLILLLFSLWQGWLIVRTGRAIASNARPSRGETGKLIKRGLIVDLFGILFGLIGYQALMGALFIQASSQTTGQLITATSDIPITGLEILSVLSNTQVIAAHFFGLCFSLWLLRRIYK; encoded by the coding sequence ATGTCTGACAAAATGGATTTTCAGTCCCTTTCATTTGGAATGCGGCGCATCGGATGGATACGCTTTTGGGTTCAGTCCATTTTAGGTGTTGTTGTTGCAGCTGTTTTGCTTTTTTCAAATGTTGTAAATAACAGCGAAGGACAGCTTGGCTTAGCGCCTGGTCTATCACTTACTACAATATCCCTGATTTTACTACTTTTTAGTCTTTGGCAAGGTTGGTTAATAGTTAGAACAGGAAGAGCAATCGCAAGCAACGCAAGACCCTCAAGAGGAGAAACCGGTAAATTGATAAAAAGAGGACTAATAGTTGATTTATTTGGAATTTTATTTGGATTAATTGGATATCAAGCTCTTATGGGAGCCTTATTTATACAAGCATCCTCTCAAACAACTGGACAATTGATAACAGCGACATCTGATATCCCAATTACGGGTCTTGAAATATTATCAGTTCTTAGTAACACACAAGTTATTGCTGCTCATTTTTTTGGACTTTGCTTTTCTTTATGGCTTTTAAGAAGGATTTACAAATGA
- the ftsH gene encoding ATP-dependent zinc metalloprotease FtsH, producing MPIRQDDNQPNRRFGIVNIILIGVGALLLFSSLFPNQNMQIPRVPYSLFIDQVNDGEVKRAYITQEQIRYELNGAEEGAPSVLATTPIFDMDLPQRLESKGVEFAAAPPKKPNFFSTILSWVVPPLIFILVLQFFARRSMGGGGAQGALSFTKSKAKVYVPDDESKVTFADVAGVDEAKDELTEIVDFLKKPERYTDIGARIPKGVLLVGPPGTGKTLLSKAVAGEAEVPFFIISGSEFVELFVGAGAARVRDLFEQAKKKAPCIIFIDELDAIGKSRSGSMGVVGGNDEREQTLNQLLTEMDGFASADKPVIVLAATNQPEVLDAALLRPGRFDRQVLVDRPDLSGRKTILEIYTKKVKLADSIDLDSIAQATSGFAGADLANMVNEAALLAARAKRKSVEQQDLSEAIERVVAGLEKKSRVLQDDEKKVVAYHEVGHAIVGHLMPGGSKVAKISIVPRGMSALGYTLQLPTEERFLNSKEELKGQIATLLGGRSAEEVVFGKITTGASNDLQRATDIAEQMVGTFGMSDILGPLAYDKQGGGQFLGNGNNPRRSVSDATAQAIDKEVRDLVDDAHETALNILRNNLPLLESISQKILKEEVIEGDDLKSLLAESKMPA from the coding sequence ATGCCAATAAGACAAGATGATAATCAACCTAATAGAAGATTTGGAATTGTAAATATCATTTTGATAGGAGTTGGAGCATTACTTCTATTTAGCAGCCTTTTCCCTAATCAAAACATGCAAATCCCCAGGGTTCCTTATTCTTTATTTATAGATCAGGTTAATGATGGGGAAGTTAAGCGTGCATACATTACTCAAGAACAAATTAGATATGAATTAAACGGAGCTGAAGAAGGGGCACCTTCAGTTTTAGCAACAACCCCAATTTTTGATATGGATCTTCCACAAAGGTTAGAAAGTAAAGGGGTTGAATTCGCAGCTGCTCCTCCAAAAAAACCTAATTTCTTCTCTACCATTTTGAGCTGGGTTGTTCCTCCTTTAATTTTCATCCTTGTTTTACAATTTTTTGCAAGAAGAAGTATGGGAGGTGGTGGTGCCCAAGGAGCTTTAAGTTTTACCAAAAGTAAAGCTAAAGTTTATGTACCTGATGATGAATCAAAGGTGACATTTGCTGATGTTGCGGGAGTTGATGAAGCCAAGGATGAACTAACGGAGATAGTTGATTTTCTAAAAAAACCTGAGAGATACACAGATATCGGTGCGAGAATACCTAAAGGTGTACTTCTAGTGGGACCTCCAGGAACAGGAAAAACTCTACTTTCAAAAGCTGTTGCTGGAGAAGCAGAAGTTCCTTTCTTCATTATTTCTGGTTCTGAGTTTGTTGAACTTTTTGTTGGTGCAGGTGCAGCAAGAGTCAGAGATTTATTTGAGCAAGCTAAGAAAAAAGCTCCTTGCATTATCTTTATTGACGAATTAGATGCTATTGGTAAAAGTCGTTCAGGGTCAATGGGAGTAGTTGGTGGGAATGATGAGAGGGAACAAACATTAAACCAACTACTTACAGAAATGGATGGGTTCGCCTCAGCGGATAAGCCAGTTATAGTTCTTGCTGCTACTAACCAGCCAGAAGTACTTGATGCGGCTCTTCTGCGACCAGGAAGATTCGACAGACAAGTTTTAGTTGACAGACCAGATCTATCAGGTAGAAAAACTATTTTAGAGATTTATACAAAAAAAGTTAAACTCGCAGATTCAATAGATTTAGATTCAATTGCTCAAGCTACGAGCGGATTCGCAGGAGCTGATTTAGCTAACATGGTGAATGAAGCTGCTTTACTTGCTGCTAGGGCCAAAAGAAAAAGTGTAGAACAACAAGATTTAAGTGAAGCAATAGAGAGAGTTGTGGCTGGTTTAGAAAAGAAAAGTCGAGTTTTGCAAGATGATGAAAAGAAAGTGGTTGCTTATCACGAAGTTGGTCATGCAATTGTGGGTCATCTTATGCCTGGAGGTTCTAAAGTCGCAAAGATTTCGATTGTACCAAGAGGTATGAGTGCACTTGGTTATACTCTTCAATTGCCAACAGAAGAAAGATTTTTAAATTCTAAAGAAGAACTAAAAGGACAAATAGCTACACTTCTTGGAGGAAGATCTGCTGAAGAGGTTGTTTTCGGAAAGATTACAACCGGAGCATCAAACGACTTACAAAGAGCAACTGATATAGCCGAACAAATGGTAGGAACATTCGGAATGAGTGATATTCTTGGTCCGCTTGCGTATGATAAACAAGGCGGAGGCCAGTTTCTTGGAAATGGTAATAACCCTAGAAGGTCTGTTAGTGATGCTACTGCTCAAGCAATCGACAAAGAGGTAAGAGATTTGGTCGATGATGCCCATGAAACTGCACTCAATATTTTGAGAAATAATTTACCACTTCTTGAATCGATTTCTCAAAAAATTCTTAAAGAAGAAGTTATAGAAGGGGATGACCTTAAATCACTCTTGGCAGAGAGTAAAATGCCAGCATAG
- a CDS encoding bifunctional riboflavin kinase/FAD synthetase — protein sequence MISLISPSEVKSPTSIAIGSFDGLHAGHRQLIKSVVQENQYTPTIASFWPHPREVLYKETRLRLDLPYEKLSILEDLGIEQLVLIPFDTELSKLSAERFVRDILINQLKAKNISVGANFKFGFRRSGDINTIKNMIKDTDINLKITPILEDKEGRISSSRIRNLLEKSDLKNAFKILNRPYSFNGKVVKGKGIGKSIGWPTANLEIDGRKFLPGEGVYASWTTIENSNKKIESVMNLGSQPTINPLLPSAVEVHLINKDIDLYGLNLSVEPVEKLRSQIKFKNIDQLSNQIKKDRDNALKIFKNYKK from the coding sequence TTGATCTCTTTAATATCGCCATCTGAAGTTAAGAGTCCTACCTCAATAGCTATTGGAAGTTTTGATGGCCTTCATGCTGGCCACAGACAATTAATAAAAAGTGTGGTTCAAGAAAATCAATATACCCCAACAATTGCAAGCTTCTGGCCTCATCCCCGAGAAGTTCTTTACAAAGAGACGCGTCTTAGACTTGATCTCCCTTATGAAAAACTATCTATTCTTGAAGATCTCGGCATTGAACAATTAGTTCTGATTCCTTTTGATACGGAACTATCCAAATTAAGTGCAGAAAGATTCGTAAGAGATATTTTGATAAATCAATTAAAAGCAAAAAACATTTCTGTAGGTGCTAATTTTAAGTTTGGTTTCAGAAGAAGTGGAGATATAAATACAATAAAAAATATGATTAAGGATACAGATATTAATCTAAAAATTACTCCAATTTTAGAAGACAAAGAAGGTAGAATCAGCAGCAGCAGAATAAGAAATTTATTAGAGAAAAGTGATCTGAAAAATGCTTTCAAAATTCTTAATAGGCCTTATAGTTTTAATGGAAAGGTTGTTAAAGGTAAAGGAATTGGAAAAAGTATAGGATGGCCTACCGCAAATCTTGAAATAGATGGTAGAAAATTTTTACCTGGAGAAGGAGTTTACGCATCTTGGACAACCATAGAAAATTCCAACAAAAAAATTGAATCTGTTATGAATCTTGGCTCTCAACCAACAATAAATCCTTTATTGCCATCTGCAGTTGAAGTTCATTTAATAAATAAAGATATCGATCTGTATGGTTTAAATCTATCTGTTGAACCAGTTGAAAAACTTAGATCTCAAATCAAGTTCAAAAATATAGATCAACTTTCTAATCAAATTAAAAAAGATAGAGATAATGCTCTGAAAATTTTTAAAAACTACAAAAAATAA
- the surE gene encoding 5'/3'-nucleotidase SurE: MKPLNILISNDDGVFAAGIRALAKSAKKRGHKVKVVCPDQERSATGHGLTLQSPLRVEKADELFGEGIEAWGCSGTPADCVKLALSELLDHKPDLVLSGINHGPNLGTDIFCSGTVAAAMEGTLENVPSMAISVASYKWKNFEFAGEIAMNIAEQAINDIWPASLLLNLNIPPCEKNKIKELSWTRLSVRKYKNQFSKREDPRGDDYYWLAGEVVLDLKSKGYGPKNWPSDVSQIQENKISLTPVEPDLFWRGNLDNLPKINNSFVNPS; the protein is encoded by the coding sequence ATGAAACCGTTAAATATATTAATTAGCAATGATGATGGTGTTTTCGCAGCTGGGATAAGAGCCTTAGCAAAATCAGCCAAAAAAAGAGGACATAAGGTAAAAGTAGTATGTCCTGACCAAGAAAGATCAGCTACTGGTCATGGTCTTACTTTACAATCCCCATTACGAGTGGAAAAAGCTGACGAGTTATTTGGAGAAGGAATTGAAGCTTGGGGATGTTCCGGCACACCTGCTGATTGTGTCAAATTAGCACTATCTGAACTCTTGGATCATAAACCTGACCTGGTACTATCAGGAATAAATCACGGGCCCAATTTAGGGACAGATATTTTTTGTTCTGGCACAGTCGCTGCAGCTATGGAAGGCACTTTAGAAAATGTTCCTTCCATGGCAATAAGTGTTGCTAGTTATAAATGGAAGAATTTTGAATTTGCTGGAGAAATTGCAATGAATATTGCCGAACAAGCAATTAACGATATTTGGCCAGCTTCACTTTTATTAAATTTGAATATCCCTCCCTGCGAAAAAAACAAAATAAAAGAATTATCCTGGACAAGATTATCGGTAAGAAAATATAAAAATCAATTTTCCAAAAGGGAAGACCCAAGGGGTGATGATTATTATTGGTTAGCAGGTGAAGTTGTTTTAGATCTTAAATCGAAAGGTTACGGTCCTAAGAATTGGCCTAGCGATGTATCTCAAATACAAGAAAATAAAATATCTCTTACACCTGTAGAACCAGATTTATTTTGGAGAGGTAATTTAGACAACTTACCTAAAATTAATAATTCATTTGTAAATCCTTCTTAA